A stretch of DNA from Misgurnus anguillicaudatus chromosome 15, ASM2758022v2, whole genome shotgun sequence:
aaatcaaataacgTCCATTTATCTGTTAattgacttttaatctgtttaatatgcacaatattataatttctgtgctgcatcctagtcacttttctgagatttttgccatttttatagtgtttttgatcgtgttacatgactttattctggcggcagctggcACTGCAGTCAccgcagtcgcagacgtcatcagcgtctgagCGCGCTCAAGAGCtctttgctgttgctgctgcatttggctatccgaggaattaaaacgtgttaggAACGCTCATAACATTttcaaaccccagtacggtaatgtgcagttaacctcctctgtgtagacaatgtatggtttaaaatgtgacggTCTCGACGTTATATTAGAAGAGATTTgtagattcatcttcttggtggaacaacgccaaagttcgccagagttcacggggcgcggaatcacacatgttcacatatgaggtaaaatttaatgcaaaaatctgttcatctaacgtttttaaatttaaattttaaacatatatttttaaatcattattgaacattaaaatcaatcacgtggctatagcttatgtcattttcgttgtggatttaaaattacattaattttataagaTAATGCAGCAATAAGAtattgtgcaaaatgcattaatgacacaattaaacatgtcatttattaaaacttaaataaataaaacatgccgtttcagatgtaaatatgatgcaaaagtgtcattattccgattgaatagtaattgatatgaaagttagtcaacacttttattttggaggtttttgcatgaaagcaggggttttcagattgttagaaatgtaagtgccatggaaaagactgaaagctttataatattttgttagatgtctgtgtatgcacaaagttctgtgagctgtgcacactgtgcccccttaaaaaattggtgcatgacgcccctgaatGCAGGAAATATAAGGAATTTCTTTTGGTGCCAAGTATACATCACAACATGGAATTTGCCATTGGATGATGTTACAAGTTAGGAAAGTAAAATAAGCAAGTGCTCATAAAGTCCTACATGTCATGTAAAGATGCTGACCAGCAATTAATTTTTTATGCATCAGCTGCTAATCACATTTACTTTAATTCAATGGGACCTAAATACTATACCCACATAGAGGACTACTGTCATATTCATGAATAAATGGTTAAATAGTTGCTGTAATATTAATATAGTACTAAAGCTATATTGAAATGACTTAACTAATCATCTCCCCAACTGTTATCTACCTACTTGGTTTGCAATGCATATAAACACCTAACCATATTGAGTTACTTATAttcatgttttgtgtttattaaactttatactttggtttatatatttgaagaatttcattgatttcaataaaatttttttggttgtttttttatttattttattataaaaatccaaataatattCACACTCCAAATAGCATTTGAGCTAGGTTATAATAAAGTGGCCTTAAAAGAACTCATATATGTAAAAcaggaaaataaaaatatttggaaattttattcattaatttttacaaaaaaatatttttgttgacTCTTTAAGAGTGTTGTCTTGGGcaccaaaatgcatttttttcaatACTTAAAGATTATAGTTCCCCCTGCTGTTGGAAAGAGAGAGAACATTTCTTTTGTGTCTGATAACTGGGTGCATAAGGCTGATTTAaactttacatatttttattttgttttattaagatatttattttaaaatatatatgtattaatatattttatttaattctatatttttaatatatagtatttttgcatattattattttattattaaagttttaataCAAAATTATTGAATTAACTCTAAAGTTAAATTTAACAGCAGAATTAAGCCGTTCTATTTCTTAAAGTTTAAAGTTAGCTTACAACAGTGTTGCAGATAAATGGGTGGTACATATTTCTCAACTTTATAACTTTATTATGATTTTATAGTACAGTAGCTAGAAACATTTCAGATTTTTGATCACAAACCAATATCAATATATCATAAGAGAACTCTTGAGAGCAGCTTAGGTAGTGCAACTTTCTGAACAACAACCTAAATACACAAATGACCATTCAAACTCATACCTTTGTACATCATCACACTCTCCGTGCAGGTTGGGCATTGTGTTGTTTGGCGTGACAGTGTGGTATTATTCTAGGCTTTGTGTGGGTCTGTATTGTTCTCATTTGTTGAATGGGGGTAGAGTGGTGATGCTGCAGGGCACTGCTTTATGCTGACTCTGACCTGTGAGAATGGAAGGGACCGATATGGCCCTATGACCAATCCACAGATAGAGAAAAGGAGGAGACAGAGAAACGGCATCAGCAACGCAGGTTCCAGGAAAGCATAGACTTGGAAATGGACTAAATTACTTCTGAATTAAAGAAACAACAGGCTAAGTGTAGTCATGCAGGAGAATCCAGGCTCCGTAGGTGTGGATGGGGGATACGCCAGCAATGTACCTGCTTTCCTCACTAAACTCTGGACTTTAGTGGAGGACCCAGAGACAAATCATCTGATCTGCTGGAGTTCTGTGAGTTCATCTTGATAGCATCCTTTGGCTGATTTTTGTTGCCGACCATTAAGTAAATTTGTAAGgcaacacttttaaaaaatatgagactttgtctgtgaaatccaggctaaagtatcataatctaattatgagatttggagcagtacagtttggtttcaatcactgattttttttattttagtgtttgacatggccttactttttcaatattaaagattattatattaaaattatattttcaaagaatgttctttacattaggATTTTATTGAAAACGGTAAATCACAAGAAAATACCAGGCAAGGTCACTTAACTgtaaatgtacactgtaaaaattatgttaaatcaacatatagcctatttttatgttactttaacttaacaaattaacaTACTTGTCACCAGTTACaaattaaaatagtaggttgaaatgttgttttaacttcatgcagatttttttacagtgtattgttaGTTAATGCTGGAAGTAATATTTGAACATGCAAAACAGGTGAAATGTGTTGATCGGTGTTTATCGTTAATAGAAAAGTACTTTTATCTGTTAGGATATGTGCAGATGAAACTTCAAAAGTAACATTAGCCTGCGGAGTGTAGGGTTTCTGTACTATATAACACGtttatatatgtgaccctgtctgtgaaatccaggctaaagtcttataattTATTTCtgagatttggagcattaaAGTTAGATTTTACTCATTAATTACAATCTTTAACAaaaccttactcagtcaatattaaagatatctaggtttgtattttcacacaatgttttttGTTACGATCCCAAAAGATATTTAGGGGAATGGATGGGACGTAACAATATGAAACTGTGGAGAGTCCATCCTTTAGTGTCCAACAACACAAACTATCTTCCAacactaaaaaaaatgattcattcaatttactggTTGCAATCAaattatttaagctacatttaaacaaaaaagattaataaaataaaataaaagttttgtttaaatgtagcttaaataaattgattgcatccacttaccttaaaaaattgattaaattcaatgaaaaaATTTTTCAGTGTATAGACGGCATAATATATTGTCCGGTTCAAGGCACCCAATAATATCCATATTCAACTATTACATCCCTGTAATACCATCCATCCTTTAGTGTCCAACACAAACTATCTtccaacactgaaaaaaattattcattcaatttactcattttttttaaggtaagtggttgcaatcaaattatttaagctacatttaaacaaaaaagattagtaaaataaaattaaaaaaagttttgtttaaatgtagcttaaataaattgattgcaaccacttaccttaaaagaattgagtaaattgaatgaataattttttcagtgaagTATAAGGAAAGGATCgcaaattataaatattttgctttatgGCATCTgtgtatgttaaaaaaaacgaGGCTTTAatcaacatttattaaaaccttaaaaCGATAGGAAGAATGTGAAAATCCACTAAAGGTTAAAAAAGCATTGGAGGACTCTTATTCTGTCTAAGGAAATGCTTCTCTATGCTTTGTTGCTATTTTATGTCAATGTCTTTCAGAAGGACTGTAGAAATTGGAATCGCCAGGGACTTTAAGTGTACAATATTATATATAGGTTCATTTTTGATATTAGTATATTCATGTTTAGTGTAGTTAAAGTGTagttaaaaatttgatttttttgtgagCTTTGATTAAAGGTTTTCTCTTTCATCTGCTTTGGACTTTTATGCATTGCGTTATTATATTCATGGGTTATTCTGAGTTTGGATTTTGGTTGAGTAGTATTAATGCTAAAAATATTTCTACTGGtctgttttaaaggggacatttcacaagactttttaagatgttaaattcatctttggtgtccccagagcacgtatgtgaagttttagctcaaaataccatatagataatttattatagcatgctaAAATTGCCACTGAatagctgatctctgcactaaatggcagtgtcgtggtttgatagtgcagattaagggacaatattattcccttctgacatcacaaggggagacagaTTTCAATAATCTATTTTTCCAcatgcagagaatggtttaccaaaaccgggttgttcttttacacatttctaggtttataaaagcactggggacccaattatagcacttaaacacagaaaaaagtcagattttcatgatatgtttcctttaaacaaaaacagaatcCAAAAATGTTCTTGGCATAACAGTATTATCTAGAAGTAAAACATTGCATCAAATCTTCAATCTCCTATACAAACTTGATTATCATAAACTTAATATGTTCAGTGCCTCAAAGCTACTATTCAACATTTATTACCAGTCAATGTCTGTACACATTCATAAAAGAGACGTTTACAACTTGCTTTTTCTCTTCTAGACTGGCACCAGCTTCCATGTTTTTGACCAAGGCCGATTTGCCAAGGAGGTTCTGCCCAAATACTTTAAGCACAACAACATGGCAAGCTTCGTACGGCAGCTCAACATGTGTAAGTATCTGTATGAGCTGACAGACCTCTGACAGTTTCCACAGACACTCGAAATCAAGAGTGTATATATCTGTGATGTAGTCGAGTCAAACTTGAGTCTGAGTCAAGACCAACACCAGAGATCAAGTGTAGAGTCTGAGTCAAGACCGAATTCAGATAAAGCTGGATgtggactcggtcttgacttgACACTCGATCTCTGGTCTTGACTCAGACTTGAAGTGGACTACAACACTGGTACATATCTTAACCTCTCACTTCTCAGATGGCTTCAGGAAGGTGGTGAATATTGAGCAGAGTGGGTTGGTGAAGCCAGAGCGAGATGATACAGAGTTCCAGCATTTCTGCTTCCTTCAGGGCCATGAGCAGCTCCTTGAACACATTAAGCGCAAGGTGAGACATTTGATCTCTGTATTCTCTTTCATTTTAGCCTTTGAGGCCCTGAAACACACAATCAGGATATggctaaatgtttatttatgttctCCTATCACTTGAATTGCTGTTCACGCAAGATTGCGTATACGTGTGTTTGTTCTCAGGTGTCGATAGTGAAGAGCGAGGAGACCAAAGTGCGGCAGGAGGACTTGAGTAAACTGCTCTATGAGGTGCAGATGCTTCGCAGCCAACAGGAGACCATGGAAATGGAGATGCAGGATATGAAACAGTAAgcacatttttttgcatttgtacCCTCAGACCTCACAAAAAACTGAAGCACAAACAACAGCTTGACCTTTCACCTATTTTAGCCCTCAAAGTTTTACCTACTTCTGTGTTTGGTTCATTTATGGGGTCCTGTGTATTGTGAATCTCAATGGTTTGGTGTTTTgtttaaactgctttaaaaaacattcaCTATATTCACTATGCATGTCACGTTGGGTCCAGTTTAACCcctttgaattttaaattattatttaacattaaaaaattaaccctatctatccatccatccatccatccatatatatATCTATTGATCTAtcgatccatccatccatctatctatctatctatctatcgatccatctatctatctatctatctatctatctatctatctatctatctatctatctatctatctatctatctatctatctatctatctatctttctatctatctatctatctatccatccatccatccatccatccatccatccatccatccatccagatATATATCTATTGATCTATtgatccatccatctatctatccatccatccatctatctattgATCTATCAATCTATTATCTATCTATTCATCTATCGCTTATTTATCCCTCtatcatccatctatccatctgtaTATCTATTGATCTATCGATCCATCAGCTATCTATTCATCTATTGattatctatctatttatccagccatccatccatccttccatCTATCGattatttatccatccatccatctattcacCTATATACctctatcatccatccatccatccatctatccatcaatCCATTATTTATCCATCCATACATCTATTCACCTATCGATTATTTATCCCTTTATTTATCCcaccatccatccattcattcatctattggttatctatctatctatctatctatctatctatctatctatctatctatctatctatctatctatctatctatctatctatctatctatctatctatctatccatccatccatccatccatccatctatatatCTATTGATCTATCAATCCATCATCTATCTATTCATCTATTGCTTATTTATCCCTCTATCATCCATCTATTCATCTATATATCTATTAATCTATCGATCCATCAGCTATCTATTCATCTATTGattatctatctatttatccagccatccattcatccatccatctatcgaTTATTTATcactccatccatccatccatctattcacCTATATACctctatcatccatccatccatctatccatctatccattatTTATCCATCCATACATCTATTCACGTATCGATTATTTATCCCTTTATTTATCccaccatccatccatccattcatctatctatctatctatctatctatctatctatctatctatctatctatctatctatctatctatctatctatctatctatctatctatctatctatctatctatctatctgtctatctatctatctatctatctatctatctatctattcatctattgattatctatctatttatccagccatccatccatccatccatccatttatctattGATCATATTtctatttatccatccatccatccatctatctattaattatctatctatctatctatctatctatccatccatccatccatccatccattatttatccatccatccatccattatttatccatccatccatcatttatccatccatctatctattcaCCTATATCCCTCTATCATGCATTCATCTATTGATTatctatttatccatccattcatctagCAATTATTTATccctatccatccatccatccatccattgattatttatccatccatttatctattCACCTATATCCCTCTATCATGCATCCATCTATTgattatccatccatccatccatctattatTTATCCATATATCCATTTATTCACCTATATCTATATCCctctatcatccatccatctattgattatctatctatttatccatccatcgattatgtatccatccatccatccatccatccatctgtctatctattgattatccatctatttatccatccatccatccatcgattatgtatccatccatccatcatccatctATTAATCTATTGattatctatctatttatccatccatccatccatctattaacattaaaaaagctaaccatatctatctgtctgtccatctttctgtatctatctatctatccatccatctatcacaGGCAGAATGATGTCCTATGGCGGGAGGTGGTGTCACTGAGGCAGAACCACACACAGCAGCAGAAAGTCATTAACAAGGTAAGAAATACACCCCACACCCAcagtgagacagagagaaacgGTGGTGATGTTGAATGATGCAGTGATGCTGATTTTACATTGGATGCAGCTGAGTAATGTTCAATCACGCTCTGTTTCTCTCTTCTATTTATAGCTGATTCAGTTCTTATTTAGCCAGATGCAGTCCAACACTCCCAGCACTGTGGGAATAAAGAGAAAGCTGTAAGCGttaacacgcgcacacacacacacaaacaaacacttatCTAAAGCATCTGATTTTGTATTGACACACATTCACAAACAAAAAAGAGCAAACAGAAAATAGCAATCAACAGcctgatgaacacaaacacagcaGAGGAAAGGCCAGCTCAGCTGGAAACAGTCAGCTGACACGATTCACAGGCCTCACTCCGATGAATGGAAATGAATGCTGAGTCAGACCTACTGCGCTCTTGCCCTCACACatgcacccacacacacacacacacctgaacTGTGCCGCATGACCCTCTGTTAAAAGGTGCACTGTCAGCTGGTGTgtcacataaaaataaattgggtaagagggACCGCAAGAGCCAGTGCTTATACTACGACAAAACATTGCTTAGCATTGATCTGCAAGCTACATCCTGCACCATCTTACCACTAGGGGCTGTAGCTTTATGCACAACAACAATTGTCATAAggtctttattaaataaatatttaatttaacataaaaaaatggatATTGTGGCTTTTTTCTATTATCTGTTGCTTATTTCTGGCTCCCCAGTCCTTTGATGCTGGATGATGGCTGCTCTCCTCCTCCTGCCTCCAAATTCAGCCATAGTCACTCCATGGAGCCCTTGCAAGAATCTTTTTATATTCAGTCGGTGAGAATGTTTCGAATGTTAAAGAATGATATTAAGCACTTTGTTAAGCCTCTTGAAGTTGGAGGCTTTTTCTA
This window harbors:
- the hsf4 gene encoding heat shock factor protein 4 — protein: MQENPGSVGVDGGYASNVPAFLTKLWTLVEDPETNHLICWSSTGTSFHVFDQGRFAKEVLPKYFKHNNMASFVRQLNMYGFRKVVNIEQSGLVKPERDDTEFQHFCFLQGHEQLLEHIKRKVSIVKSEETKVRQEDLSKLLYEVQMLRSQQETMEMEMQDMKQQNDVLWREVVSLRQNHTQQQKVINKLIQFLFSQMQSNTPSTVGIKRKLPLMLDDGCSPPPASKFSHSHSMEPLQESFYIQSPSTETASCSTSSAMTGGPIISDVTEMSQSNAMALQMQPEELREKCLMLIKEEPVSPGVQARGEGVPFGSCEVCDEPPVLPVAMVQSVLEGRGSTLGERRAKRPILERPEIPDSVDNVDMNLEDLQLLLRSHQQSTEPTATGMDPFTFSLPLNEWNFTEMDPTLKSELASALIPTVSQYMFQDQEAEAFPTAGYEEQ